One Archangium violaceum genomic window, GTCGCGGGAGATGGAAACCATCACCGGCTGTCCGTTGGAGGCGAGGGAGACCGTCACCACCTCGCCCAGCACCTGCCGGCCCTCGCGGTGCCGGAACCGTGCTTCACGAGGGGCGCTGACGCTGGAGGGCGCGGTGAGTGCGTCCTCGCATCCGGGCAGGACGAGCTCCGAGACGGGCCGGCCCCGCAGCGCCTCCTGATCCTCGTGGCCCAGCAGGCGGACGGCGGCGGGGTTGACGAAGAGCACCGAGCCCCCCCAGTGAACGAAGATGGCATCCGGGGTGCCGTCGATGAGGGTGCGCAGGCTCTCCACCGATCGCCGCAGCTCCTCCTCGGCGTGGCGGCGCCGCTGCTCGTTGCGCAGCCCCTGGAGGATGGCGCAGCACGTGGTCAGCAGGGGCTGGAGGAAGGCGATGACCCCATCGTCGTAGCCACCGGGCCGGTTCGCGATGCCCACCATGCCCACCATCTCCGTGGCGGAATGGAACGGCAGGCCCAGGAAGGCGCGCAGCGGCGGGTGGCCCTTGGGGAGCCCTCCCCGGCGGGGATCTCCGTCCGGCGTGTTGGCCACCACGGGCTTGCCGCTCGTCATGACGGCGCCGAAGAGTGTCTGGAGGTTGCGGAACTCCATGCCCCTGGGCGCCTCGCGCGCGAAGAACGCCCGCAGCTCGTCCGTCCAGGCGATGTTGGTGATGGCGTACGTGCGCAGGTAGGGCTGGCCCTCGGGGGTGTGCAACACCTCGCCGATGAAGCCGTACTCACTGCCCGTCAGCTTCAACAGCACCGACAGCAACTTGTCGAACAGCCGGTGCACGTCCTGGCCCTGGATGAACTCCGTCTGGACCTCGGTGAGCGCCTGGAGCAACAGGTTGCTGGCACGCAGCGCCTTCTCCGTCGCGGACTCACAGTCGCCACACTCCATTCGTCCACTCACCGATGGTTTCCTCTAATTTCGAGGATGCTCCAGATTTCCACTCAGGGCAATCATCATCACCCCGGCGGACCTCGCATCCCCGCGTGCTCCCCTCGCCTTGTTGACGAAAGGACATTGGAGGGGATCCACCAACTAAAGTCTTAGTTGTTTTTCAACTAAGGTCTTAGTAGTTTGGACGCTGGAGGTTGGAACCGTGTCCAAGCCATCGCGGAACGAAGGGCCCAGGCCGCTCACGCCCGTGGAGCTGGAGCTGATGCAGATCGTCTGGCGCAAGGGCGAGGTGAGCGTGGCGGACGTGTTGGAGGCGCTGCCACCGGAGCGCAAGCTGGCCTACACCTCGGTGTCCACGGTGCTGCGCATCCTCGAGCAGAAGGGGGTGCTGGGGAGCCGGAAGGTGGGCCGGGGGCACCTGTATTCGGCGCTGCTGCCGCGCGAGGCGTACGAGGTCCAGAGCGTGCGCCACCTGGTGGAGACGGTGTTCGCCGGGACGCCCTCCGCCCTGGTGGAGCGCCTGGTCGAGGCCGTCCCGCTCTCCCCCGAGGAGGTGGAGCAGATCCGCGAGCTGCTCGGCAAGAAGGGCTCCCGGTCATGAGTGCCTTCTGGAGAGAGCTGGCCACAAGCTACGTGAGCGTGGCGGTCCTCCTCACCGTGGGCTCGCCTCACCGCAGGGCACCGGCCCCGTTCTCCCTCGTGAGCGTCGGGAACCGTGCTACAGACACGTCAGTAGGAAAACCATGCCCCCCCCCTCACCGCTCCAACGACGCCCCCACGCGACGGCGTTCAGTATCGAGGATCTCCTGGACCGCGTCCGGCGGGGGGAGATTCGCATCCCTGAGTTCCAGCGCCCATTCCGATGGAAGGCCAAGGATGTGGTGGCACTCCTGGACAGTGTCTACCGGGGCTATCCGATTGGAACCCTTCTCTTCTGGAAGAAGGAGGCCCCCGCAGCCAGCTTCTTCCTCGGCCCAGTCCGCATCGATGCCCCCCACTCCACGGAAGCACTATGGGTCGTGGATGGACAGCAGCGCATCACAGCGCTCACCGGTGCCCTCCTCCACCTGCCCCACACGGAGGGGGAGCATGACAACTTCGTCGTCTACTTCGACCTCGAACACGAGGCCCTTGTCCGTCCCTCGAAGAGGAGCCCTCCCCCATCCCACTGGCTACCGATGAATGTCGTCGTCGACAGC contains:
- a CDS encoding ATP-binding protein, which codes for MSGRMECGDCESATEKALRASNLLLQALTEVQTEFIQGQDVHRLFDKLLSVLLKLTGSEYGFIGEVLHTPEGQPYLRTYAITNIAWTDELRAFFAREAPRGMEFRNLQTLFGAVMTSGKPVVANTPDGDPRRGGLPKGHPPLRAFLGLPFHSATEMVGMVGIANRPGGYDDGVIAFLQPLLTTCCAILQGLRNEQRRRHAEEELRRSVESLRTLIDGTPDAIFVHWGGSVLFVNPAAVRLLGHEDQEALRGRPVSELVLPGCEDALTAPSSVSAPREARFRHREGRQVLGEVVTVSLASNGQPVMVSISRDITERSQVQEKLRANERMASLGTLAAGVAHEINNPLSYMLSNLRFVDDELAAMAESGEGMASERGQEVREALKEALSGSDRVRDIVRDLKTFSRGNEEQRGEVDVRSVLDSCVNMAWSEIRHRARLEKAYDEVPPVSANESRLGQVFLNLIVNAAQAIPHGDPKTHEIRLSTRHEEGHVVVAVRDTGSGIPREHLGKLFDPFFTTKPVGVGTGLGLSICHGIVTALGGRIDVHSELGRGTTFQVFLPVGGSPGVRPPNPAAS
- a CDS encoding BlaI/MecI/CopY family transcriptional regulator; amino-acid sequence: MQIVWRKGEVSVADVLEALPPERKLAYTSVSTVLRILEQKGVLGSRKVGRGHLYSALLPREAYEVQSVRHLVETVFAGTPSALVERLVEAVPLSPEEVEQIRELLGKKGSRS